The Ferviditalea candida genome includes the window CGCGACCAGTGGCTTCGTGAACACCTTGCGCTCGATGGCCTCCGCGACTTCCTCTTCCATCGTCCCGCCCAGTTCACCGATGATGACGACCGCATCCGTATCCGGATCGGCCTGAAATAACGGCAGCACCTCCGCAAATCGGGTGAACGGGACGGGATCGCCGCCGATTCCAATCAGCGAGGAGGCGCCGAAGCCCGCTTTGACCACCTCGGCCGTCACCTCATTCGTCAAGGAACCGCTGCGCGTCATAATGCCGATGCGGCCGGGGCGGTATACGCGATCCAGCCAATAGGGAAAGAAGCCCATCATCGCTTTGCCGGTTGAAATGATGCCCGATGTGTTCGAGCCGATGACCATGGCGCCTTCCTCCAGCGCGGCTTTTCTCATTTGCAGCGTGTCGTGCAGGGGAATCCCCTCGCAGAGAATGACGACCTTTTTAATCCCGGCATCCAATGCTTCGAACAAAGCGTCCTTGGCAAACCGGGGCGGAACGAACAGCAGCGAAGCATCGATCCTGAAGCTTGCCGCGGCCCGCCGCACGGTGTGAAAAACCGGAACGCCTTCCACGGTTTCGCCTTCCTTTCCCGGTGTGACGCCGGCGACCACATGAGTGCCGTAATCTTTCATATGTTTGGTCCAAAAACGGCCCTCTTTTCCCGTAATGCCTTGAACCAGCACGCGCGTAGCAGAATTCAAAATAATGCTCATTTGACTCCGACACCTCCGGCGAGCGCGATCGCCTGCTTGACCGCTTCCTCGGTCTCATCCAGCGACTGCAGACCGATGCTTCGCAGCAGCCGGTGCGCCTCCTCCTCGCCGGTTCCCCGGATAGCTGCGACAATGGGGATCTCCGGCTTCAGCAGCTTGACGGCATCGACCAGACCTTGGGCCATTACGTCCGCCCGGGCGATCGTACCGAAGGTGACGATCAGGATTACCTTCGGATTGCTTTTCATCATGATCGTCATCGCCTGCACGGCCTTGTGGTAATTCGGTCCGCCGAATTCCAGATAGTTGGAGACCGTCCCACCGTAGTAGTGGATCAGATCGAATACGGTGTTCGTCAATCCGGCTCCTGCACACATCAGCCCGATGTCCCCGTCAAATTCCAGGTAGGGGATTCCCTCTTGGGACGCTTCATATTGAGCATCGCTGTCAAAATATTCGCGGGTTAATTCAAACCGTTCATGCCGGAATAAGGAATTGTCGTCCAAGCTGATTTTCCCGTCGGCGGCGACGAGGTTTCCTTTACTGGTAATCATCAGTGGATTGATCTCCACAAGTTCGCAGTCATAGCGTTGAAACAGACCATACAGGTTTAACAGAAGCTTGGAGCCTTGACTGACGATCGGCCCGTCGAGGCCCAAGTCGTACATCAGATTTCTGGCCTGGAAAGGCGAAAGCCCTCTTGCGATATCGACGGATTCCCTGATAATTTTATCCGGTGTGCTGCGGGCGATTTCCTCAATATCGACGCCGCCTTCCGCGCAGGCCATAATCACGCTCGAGCCCGCGACGGGATCGAGCGTGATGGAGAGATAAAGCTCCTTTGCGATATGGACCGCTTCCTCAATGAGGACCTTGGAGACCTTTTTGGGAGAAGCAAAAATCTGTTTTGTTTTGGCATGCGCCTCTTCCCCTGAGGCGGCCAATTGAATCAAGCCTGCTTTGCCGCGGCCGCCTTCCAGAATCTGCGCTTTGATCACACACGGGAAGCCGATTTCATCCAGCGCCTGCTGCAGCCCCGACTCCTCGCGAATCAGCCTTCTTCGGGGAACGGGAATCTGGTTCTCTTCAAAAAGCTCTTTTGCCTGATACTCGAATAATTTCATAAAATGAATTCCTCCCGGACTTGAATGGATAGACGATCAGGAACGGCAGTTGATGCAGTGATCGAAATGGCTGTCGGATAGCATAAAGTGATCTGCATGCGCAGGACAGCAATCAATTTGGCGATTACCGGCCATACTTGGCAAAGTAGCTGCCCCACAAATCCTCCTCGGTCGGAATGACTTCCGGAATCACCCGGGAAACCTTTGTAATATTGATAAAATGCTTATAGGACAAATTTTCGCCGATGTTGTTGCCTGCCCAAGTGCCCCCTCCCATGGATAGGGTAAAGTTCAGGCCGTTATTGAAATTGCCGCCGTTCCCGTAGCACTGCGCTTGATTGATCAACAGCCGACATACGTCCATTTCCAGTCCGATTCTTTCGATATGCGATTCGTCCGTTGTGTGCAGGCCGCAGGAATGGCCCCTGCCTTGGCAGTTGAGAATGCGCTTGGTAATATCCAAAGCGTCGTCGAAGTCTTTGGCCTTATAAACGGCAAGCACGACAGCCAGCTTCTCGCGTGAGAAAGGATAGCCCGGTCCGATGCCGGTTTCTTCAACCATGAAGAAGGAGGCTTCTTTGGCGGCGGGATTCTGCAGACCGGCGGCCTCGGCGATGACCTCCGGGGCTTTGGCGGTAGTCTTGCCGCTTCGCTTCCCGTCGGGCCACATGGCCTGCTCGAGAAGCGCTTTCTCCTCGGCGCTGCACAGGTATCCACCTTCTTTTTTCAACGCCCCGATCATTTCATCGTACACAGCTTCCTCGATCACGACGGCGTTATCGCTCGAACAGCTGGTGGCATAATCATAAATTTTGCTCAAGCAGATGCGGTGGGCGGCCTCCTGCAAATTCGCCGTGGCATCCACCACCGATACGACATTGCCCGCGCTTACGCACAAATTCGGTTTTCCGCTCGTCTGTCCGGCGCGAACGTTATTGGCCGATCCGGTCACGGTGACAATATCGCACTGCTGGATCAGTTCATTGGAGAGCTCCTTGTTCACAGGGGCCGGAAGGGATTGGACAAGGTCGAGCGGGGCGCCGATTTTGGCCAATTCCTCATGGATATATTGAATCAGCAGTTGGCAGGTGGTAGCGCCTTTGGGAGAAGGAGAAAAGATAATGGCATTTCGGCCCTTCAGCGCCATCATCGCTTTATTCAGCGGGGTGGCCGCCGGATTGGTCGAAGGGACGACGGCGGCGACGACTCCCACCGGCTTGGCGATCTCGGTGATGCCCTTTTCCTCATCGACATGGATGACGCCGACCGATTTGGCTCCCAGCAGGTCGCGCAGGGTTCCCATCGTTTTGCGGCGGTTTTTATTGACCTTGTCCTCGTATTTGCCCAGTCCGGTGTCTCTCACCGCAACGCGGGCCAGCTCTTCCGCATTGCCCGGCTTGCAGATGGCCCATGCCAGCGCCTGAACGACTTCATCCACCTGGCTCTGGTCGTAATGGATAAAAATATTCATCGCTTTGCGCGCTTTCCGCACCAACTCGCCGACAATTTCCCGAGCATTTACCGCCTCAGTCGAATCTGTTTGTTGATTTGCGGTCATAGTTCAGCCTCCTTTGCGGGATTTCCGATGCGAGGAGATTACCAATTTCTATGGTCAAGATGCGCATATTTGGGCAATAAGCGGATGGGCAAGTGCAGCGCATCCTTGCGGAACGGCGGAGCGAGCTGCGTGCCGTCGACCATGAACTCCAGAACCGACGGTCTATCTTGGCTCAGAGCGTCAGCCATCACCGCTGCGATATCCTCGGGGCGCTCGATGCGGACCCCGTTGGCGCCCATCGCTCTGGCCACCTCGGCAAAATTGGGGCCCTCGATATCCGCTCCGACAAATCGGTTATTGTAAAAGTCCACCTGGTTTTTCTTCTCCGCACACCAGGCCCGGTTGTTGAATACGCAGGCAATTACCGGCAGCTTCTGCTCGACGGCTGTGCTCACTTCATGCAGGCTCATGCCCCATGCGCCGTCGCCCACGATCGCGATCACCGGGTTGTTCGGGTCGGCAATCTTCGCTCCGATCGCTGCCGGATAGGCAAAACCGCAGTTGCCGAAGGTCAGCGCCGCGAGATGCCTGCGCCCCTGATTGAAGGAGAAGTACCCGTTGGCGGTCGACGACACGTTGCCGATATCCGACGTCACGATCGTGCCTTCCGGAATCGCTTTCGACACCTCCAGCAGGGCTCGCCGCGGATTGATCTGCGGCTCCCCGTTCACGAACGGGTTGCCGGGCACCATGGCCAGTTCAACCAATTCTTCGTCCCACCTTTGTTTCTCTCCGGCCACTTCCTCCAGACGCTGCTGATCGACGCGCGGTGCCGACCGGGCCTTCAGCCGCTTGAGGATTTCCTCGCTCGCCGCTCCGGCGTCGCCGACGACCGCCACCTCGACCGGATGCGTCCGGGCGATTTGCTTGGGGTTGATATCGATTTGGATGATCTTCGCCTGCTTCGGGAAATAATCGATGTCGTAGCACGGGAGCGTGCCGAAGACCGACAAGCGGGTCCCGATGGCCAGAACGACATCGGCTTTTTGCAGGGTCCGCATCGCCGCTTTCGAGCCCATGTAGCCGATCGGCCCGACGGCTAACGGATGGCTGGCCGGAAACGCGTCGTTATGCATATATGAGCAGGCAACCGGAGCGGTCAGAAATTCGGCGATTTCCTTGACGGCATCATGCGCGTCGGCATCGACCGTACCCCTGCCGGAGATGATCACCGGATACTCCGCCGAAAGCAGCAGCTCCGCCGCTCTGTCCAGGGCTTCCCGCGGTCCGCCGTGGCGCATGCTCGCCCGGTATTGATGCGGCTGCAGAATCTGTTCCTCCAGTTCCCCGTAAAAGTAGTTGCGGGGAATGTCGTACAGGACGGGTCCCCGTTCCGCGTAGGCGATCCGGAACGCGGTCCGCAGCACGTCGGCCACCCGGCTCGG containing:
- a CDS encoding succinate--CoA ligase subunit beta, with product MKLFEYQAKELFEENQIPVPRRRLIREESGLQQALDEIGFPCVIKAQILEGGRGKAGLIQLAASGEEAHAKTKQIFASPKKVSKVLIEEAVHIAKELYLSITLDPVAGSSVIMACAEGGVDIEEIARSTPDKIIRESVDIARGLSPFQARNLMYDLGLDGPIVSQGSKLLLNLYGLFQRYDCELVEINPLMITSKGNLVAADGKISLDDNSLFRHERFELTREYFDSDAQYEASQEGIPYLEFDGDIGLMCAGAGLTNTVFDLIHYYGGTVSNYLEFGGPNYHKAVQAMTIMMKSNPKVILIVTFGTIARADVMAQGLVDAVKLLKPEIPIVAAIRGTGEEEAHRLLRSIGLQSLDETEEAVKQAIALAGGVGVK
- the xsc gene encoding sulfoacetaldehyde acetyltransferase → MAKMETATKQNQRTKVKMTPSEAIVETLLAEGIDHITGILGSAYMDMLDLLPAAGIRFIPVRHEQSAAHMEDAYTRVTGKAGVVIGQNGPGITNMVTSVAAAYHAHTPMVVISPSAGTTTVGWDGFQEADQVSIFRPITKAALQVTHPSRVADVLRTAFRIAYAERGPVLYDIPRNYFYGELEEQILQPHQYRASMRHGGPREALDRAAELLLSAEYPVIISGRGTVDADAHDAVKEIAEFLTAPVACSYMHNDAFPASHPLAVGPIGYMGSKAAMRTLQKADVVLAIGTRLSVFGTLPCYDIDYFPKQAKIIQIDINPKQIARTHPVEVAVVGDAGAASEEILKRLKARSAPRVDQQRLEEVAGEKQRWDEELVELAMVPGNPFVNGEPQINPRRALLEVSKAIPEGTIVTSDIGNVSSTANGYFSFNQGRRHLAALTFGNCGFAYPAAIGAKIADPNNPVIAIVGDGAWGMSLHEVSTAVEQKLPVIACVFNNRAWCAEKKNQVDFYNNRFVGADIEGPNFAEVARAMGANGVRIERPEDIAAVMADALSQDRPSVLEFMVDGTQLAPPFRKDALHLPIRLLPKYAHLDHRNW
- the sucD gene encoding succinate--CoA ligase subunit alpha, which produces MSIILNSATRVLVQGITGKEGRFWTKHMKDYGTHVVAGVTPGKEGETVEGVPVFHTVRRAAASFRIDASLLFVPPRFAKDALFEALDAGIKKVVILCEGIPLHDTLQMRKAALEEGAMVIGSNTSGIISTGKAMMGFFPYWLDRVYRPGRIGIMTRSGSLTNEVTAEVVKAGFGASSLIGIGGDPVPFTRFAEVLPLFQADPDTDAVVIIGELGGTMEEEVAEAIERKVFTKPLVAFLGGRTAPKGKKMGHAGAIITAGKGTVEDKIAALTKAGALVADRPSQVGRLLQSVLQAVE
- the sauS gene encoding acylating sulfoacetaldehyde dehydrogenase, whose protein sequence is MTANQQTDSTEAVNAREIVGELVRKARKAMNIFIHYDQSQVDEVVQALAWAICKPGNAEELARVAVRDTGLGKYEDKVNKNRRKTMGTLRDLLGAKSVGVIHVDEEKGITEIAKPVGVVAAVVPSTNPAATPLNKAMMALKGRNAIIFSPSPKGATTCQLLIQYIHEELAKIGAPLDLVQSLPAPVNKELSNELIQQCDIVTVTGSANNVRAGQTSGKPNLCVSAGNVVSVVDATANLQEAAHRICLSKIYDYATSCSSDNAVVIEEAVYDEMIGALKKEGGYLCSAEEKALLEQAMWPDGKRSGKTTAKAPEVIAEAAGLQNPAAKEASFFMVEETGIGPGYPFSREKLAVVLAVYKAKDFDDALDITKRILNCQGRGHSCGLHTTDESHIERIGLEMDVCRLLINQAQCYGNGGNFNNGLNFTLSMGGGTWAGNNIGENLSYKHFINITKVSRVIPEVIPTEEDLWGSYFAKYGR